The following proteins come from a genomic window of Musa acuminata AAA Group cultivar baxijiao chromosome BXJ1-7, Cavendish_Baxijiao_AAA, whole genome shotgun sequence:
- the LOC103991093 gene encoding uncharacterized protein LOC103991093 isoform X3 has translation MESLCSSAVTPWRIEAPVVRLPKCSSLVKASTFRFWCGNCPEKLASLALSGPPRSPQSRGERWRVLAHGASGIGGENSGALTNGFSVLIDGDPASIQNDIIQNGGHEDCMSGNMEMVTPVTAGRVTTGSKAGLFRTPISGGVQSALAVNNLPHPALAVHNLMQQAKYGQLCTIVSRMHNRREGYPFGSLVDFAPDPTGHPIFSLSPLAIHTRNLLVNSKCSLVVQIPGWTSLSNARATIFGDVFPLAADQQFSGIYFIGGFGTVAWVDVKEYEASKPDKIAADSGEQNLKELNALFSKSLKDSLSTEAEIDDAAFISIDSKGTHIRVRQGAQFNVQRISFEVEHDVQTLDDAKAALEKIINRYNRSKSQTGS, from the exons ATGGAGTCCCTCTGCAGCTCTGCTGTCACCCCCTGGCGGATTGAAGCCCCTGTTGTTCGCCTACCAAAgtgctcatccctagttaaagcctcAACTTTCCGATTCTGGTGCGGTAACTGCCCAGAAAAGCTCGCTTCTTTGGCACTTTCGGGCCCTCCGCGGAGCCCTCAGAGTCGCGGGGAAAGGTGGCGGGTCCTCGCACACGGAGCCTCCGGAATTGGCGGAGAAAACAGTGGGGCTTTGACAAATGGATTTAGTGTCTTGATCGACGGTGACCCCGCATCGATTCAG AATGACATAATTCAAAATGGTGGCCATGAGGATTGCATGAGTGGAAATATGGAAATGGTAACACCTGTTACTGCTGGACGTGTAACAACTGGATCCAAAGCTGGACTCTTCAGGACACCGATTTCTGGTGGTGTTCAAAGTGCATTGGCTGTCAATAACTTACCTCACCCAGCCTTAGCTGTTCACAATTTAATGCAGCAG GCCAAGTATGGTCAACTATGCACTATAGTGTCCCGGATGCATAATCGCCGTGAAGGCTACCCATTTGGTTCGTTGGTAGATTTTGCACCTGATCCAACGGGGC ATCCCATTTTTTCACTCTCTCCACTAGCAATCCATACAAGGAATCTCTTGGTGAATTCAAAATGTTCGCTTGTTGTGCAG ATACCTGGATGGACGTCACTATCAAATGCACGTGCGACGATATTTGGTGATGTCTTCCCTCTTGCAGCTGATCAGCAG TTCAGTGGCATCTATTTCATTGGAGGATTTGGAACTGTTGCATGGGTAGATGTTAAGGAATATGAGGCCTCAAAACCTGATAAAATTGCTGCTGACAGTGGAGAACAAAATTTGAAG GAACTTAATGCACTCTTCTCAAAATCACTCAAAGATAGCTTATCAACAGAAGCTGAGATAGATGATGCTGCTTTTATTTCCATAGACAGTAAAGGCACTCATATTCGGGTTCGGCAAGGTGCACAG TTTAACGTTCAAAGGATATCATTTGAAGTTGAACATGATGTGCAGACACTGGATGATGCGAAAGCAGCTCTTGAGAAGATAATAAATAGGTATAACAGGTCAAAATCACAAACTGGGAGTTGA
- the LOC103991093 gene encoding uncharacterized protein LOC103991093 isoform X2 — MESLCSSAVTPWRIEAPVVRLPKCSSLVKASTFRFWCGNCPEKLASLALSGPPRSPQSRGERWRVLAHGASGIGGENSGALTNGFSVLIDGDPASIQNDIIQNGGHEDCMSGNMEMVTPVTAGRVTTGSKAGLFRTPISGGVQSALAVNNLPHPALAVHNLMQQAKYGQLCTIVSRMHNRREGYPFGSLVDFAPDPTGHPIFSLSPLAIHTRNLLVNSKCSLVVQIPGWTSLSNARATIFGDVFPLAADQQVFHHLRMLKQYHPIFILNFAFGAQLLSGIYFIGGFGTVAWVDVKEYEASKPDKIAADSGEQNLKELNALFSKSLKDSLSTEAEIDDAAFISIDSKGTHIRVRQGAQFNVQRISFEVEHDVQTLDDAKAALEKIINRYNRSKSQTGS; from the exons ATGGAGTCCCTCTGCAGCTCTGCTGTCACCCCCTGGCGGATTGAAGCCCCTGTTGTTCGCCTACCAAAgtgctcatccctagttaaagcctcAACTTTCCGATTCTGGTGCGGTAACTGCCCAGAAAAGCTCGCTTCTTTGGCACTTTCGGGCCCTCCGCGGAGCCCTCAGAGTCGCGGGGAAAGGTGGCGGGTCCTCGCACACGGAGCCTCCGGAATTGGCGGAGAAAACAGTGGGGCTTTGACAAATGGATTTAGTGTCTTGATCGACGGTGACCCCGCATCGATTCAG AATGACATAATTCAAAATGGTGGCCATGAGGATTGCATGAGTGGAAATATGGAAATGGTAACACCTGTTACTGCTGGACGTGTAACAACTGGATCCAAAGCTGGACTCTTCAGGACACCGATTTCTGGTGGTGTTCAAAGTGCATTGGCTGTCAATAACTTACCTCACCCAGCCTTAGCTGTTCACAATTTAATGCAGCAG GCCAAGTATGGTCAACTATGCACTATAGTGTCCCGGATGCATAATCGCCGTGAAGGCTACCCATTTGGTTCGTTGGTAGATTTTGCACCTGATCCAACGGGGC ATCCCATTTTTTCACTCTCTCCACTAGCAATCCATACAAGGAATCTCTTGGTGAATTCAAAATGTTCGCTTGTTGTGCAG ATACCTGGATGGACGTCACTATCAAATGCACGTGCGACGATATTTGGTGATGTCTTCCCTCTTGCAGCTGATCAGCAG GTTTTTCACCATTTAAGGATGTTGAAGCAGTATCATCCCATTTTTATTCTAAACTTTGCTTTTGGTGCTCAATTACTCAG TGGCATCTATTTCATTGGAGGATTTGGAACTGTTGCATGGGTAGATGTTAAGGAATATGAGGCCTCAAAACCTGATAAAATTGCTGCTGACAGTGGAGAACAAAATTTGAAG GAACTTAATGCACTCTTCTCAAAATCACTCAAAGATAGCTTATCAACAGAAGCTGAGATAGATGATGCTGCTTTTATTTCCATAGACAGTAAAGGCACTCATATTCGGGTTCGGCAAGGTGCACAG TTTAACGTTCAAAGGATATCATTTGAAGTTGAACATGATGTGCAGACACTGGATGATGCGAAAGCAGCTCTTGAGAAGATAATAAATAGGTATAACAGGTCAAAATCACAAACTGGGAGTTGA
- the LOC103991093 gene encoding uncharacterized protein LOC103991093 isoform X1, giving the protein MESLCSSAVTPWRIEAPVVRLPKCSSLVKASTFRFWCGNCPEKLASLALSGPPRSPQSRGERWRVLAHGASGIGGENSGALTNGFSVLIDGDPASIQNDIIQNGGHEDCMSGNMEMVTPVTAGRVTTGSKAGLFRTPISGGVQSALAVNNLPHPALAVHNLMQQAKYGQLCTIVSRMHNRREGYPFGSLVDFAPDPTGHPIFSLSPLAIHTRNLLVNSKCSLVVQIPGWTSLSNARATIFGDVFPLAADQQEWACQQFAAKHQQWASKQLGNLYYYRMQNISGIYFIGGFGTVAWVDVKEYEASKPDKIAADSGEQNLKELNALFSKSLKDSLSTEAEIDDAAFISIDSKGTHIRVRQGAQFNVQRISFEVEHDVQTLDDAKAALEKIINRYNRSKSQTGS; this is encoded by the exons ATGGAGTCCCTCTGCAGCTCTGCTGTCACCCCCTGGCGGATTGAAGCCCCTGTTGTTCGCCTACCAAAgtgctcatccctagttaaagcctcAACTTTCCGATTCTGGTGCGGTAACTGCCCAGAAAAGCTCGCTTCTTTGGCACTTTCGGGCCCTCCGCGGAGCCCTCAGAGTCGCGGGGAAAGGTGGCGGGTCCTCGCACACGGAGCCTCCGGAATTGGCGGAGAAAACAGTGGGGCTTTGACAAATGGATTTAGTGTCTTGATCGACGGTGACCCCGCATCGATTCAG AATGACATAATTCAAAATGGTGGCCATGAGGATTGCATGAGTGGAAATATGGAAATGGTAACACCTGTTACTGCTGGACGTGTAACAACTGGATCCAAAGCTGGACTCTTCAGGACACCGATTTCTGGTGGTGTTCAAAGTGCATTGGCTGTCAATAACTTACCTCACCCAGCCTTAGCTGTTCACAATTTAATGCAGCAG GCCAAGTATGGTCAACTATGCACTATAGTGTCCCGGATGCATAATCGCCGTGAAGGCTACCCATTTGGTTCGTTGGTAGATTTTGCACCTGATCCAACGGGGC ATCCCATTTTTTCACTCTCTCCACTAGCAATCCATACAAGGAATCTCTTGGTGAATTCAAAATGTTCGCTTGTTGTGCAG ATACCTGGATGGACGTCACTATCAAATGCACGTGCGACGATATTTGGTGATGTCTTCCCTCTTGCAGCTGATCAGCAG GAATGGGCTTGTCAGCAATTTGCGGCAAAACACCAGCAGTGGGCATCCAAACAATTGGGCAACTTATACTATTACAGGATGCAGAACATTAG TGGCATCTATTTCATTGGAGGATTTGGAACTGTTGCATGGGTAGATGTTAAGGAATATGAGGCCTCAAAACCTGATAAAATTGCTGCTGACAGTGGAGAACAAAATTTGAAG GAACTTAATGCACTCTTCTCAAAATCACTCAAAGATAGCTTATCAACAGAAGCTGAGATAGATGATGCTGCTTTTATTTCCATAGACAGTAAAGGCACTCATATTCGGGTTCGGCAAGGTGCACAG TTTAACGTTCAAAGGATATCATTTGAAGTTGAACATGATGTGCAGACACTGGATGATGCGAAAGCAGCTCTTGAGAAGATAATAAATAGGTATAACAGGTCAAAATCACAAACTGGGAGTTGA
- the LOC103990598 gene encoding protein ROLLING AND ERECT LEAF 2-like isoform X2: protein MGCSTSKLEDEDAVRLCHDRKNFIRQAIEQRDRFADGHTAYIQSLMRVSLALRNYVDGDEYNFFFTSCKTSPSHPIRSFNPEIIMIPMKPFTPKQKQHEKSTCSSPNYMKAGGNPLISVEERHESPANKSKECCYIAWQNGADGYFAAEAPTTDADASFLSSPYERLRHPPASPQASQLDFFWNPFSSYGYSYGNSLDEVLLDGNTHGQRKIWEDEGVPALEGQADKNEKARMKKGGKINIKPTAGKQPADAYKQKENMDDMKEFWLQGWQRSTEVSETQNAAELLIDNDQGIVRDRNSSQETPGFTVYINRRPTSMGEVMKDIEAQFVRICNSASELSTFFEVSSTQPSSSSLQAAMAPSTSSHMEESRAVPGSHKSTLDRLYEWEKKLYDEVKCGERARIEYEKKCMQLKIQDVNEDEAFVVDKTSSSLRDLQTRLRVSISSTAYISERIETLRDQELHPQVLELIQKLASMWRTMAECHRIQKHTIDEAKLLLFSPSVAAVSAGIPPPRPSRFAAALEAELRNWASCLATWIEAQRCYARALAGWIRRCAPPTLDAAASTPSRSTMGAPPAYGACVWWSRMVDSVSEAAAIDGVEMFAAGVASVAAGQRREGVAEVEEAVGGRAAELGPKVVCAGLAVAVGAVAELAVNSAEGYDELV from the exons ATGGGATGTTCGACTTCCAAGCTGGAGGATGAAGATGCCGTCCGGCTCTGCCATGACAGGAAGAACTTCATCAGACAAGCTATCGAGCAGAGAGACCGATTTGCTGATGGCCACACTGCCTACATCCAGTCTCTGATGCGAGTCTCCCTTGCTCTACGTAATTATGTTGATGGTGatgaatataatttcttcttcaCTTCCTGCAAGACTTCCCCATCACATCCTATCAGAAGTTTTAACCCAGAGATCATCATGATTCCTATGAAACCTTTTACACCAAAGCAAAAGCAACATGAGAAAAGCACCTGTTCTTCACCGAATTACATGAAAGCAGGAGGGAATCCACTGATCTCCGTGGAGGAACGGCATGAGTCACCAGCAAATAAGAGCAAGGAATGCTGTTATATCGCATGGCAGAATGGTGCCGATGGATACTTTGCTGCAGAGGCTCCGACCACGGATGCAGATGCCTCATTCCTCTCCTCACCATATGAAAGACTGAGGCATCCACCAGCATCACCTCAGGCTTCACAATTGGACTTCTTTTGGAACCCATTCTCATCTTATGGATACTCCTATGGGAACAGTCTTGATGAGGTTCTGCTTGATGGTAATACCCATGGGCAAAGGAAGATTTGGGAAGATGAAGGGGTACCTGCACTGGAAGGACAGGCTGACAAGAATGAGAAGGCACGAATGAAGAAGGGGGGTAAGATTAATATTAAGCCCACTGCTGGTAAACAACCAGCTGATGCCTATAAACAGAAAGAAAATATGGATGATATGAAGGAATTCTGGTTGCAAGGTTGGCAGAGGAGTACTGAAGTATCAGAAACTCAAAATGCAGCAGAACTCCTAATCGATAATGATCAGGGAATTGTCAGAGATAGAAATAGCTCACAGGAAACTCCCGGTTTCACTGTTTACATAAACAGAAGACCAACAAGCATGGGAGAGGTCATGAAGGATATTGAAGCCCAATTTGTCAGAATTTGCAATTCTGCTAGTGAACTCTCTACATTCTTCGAAGTCAGCAGCACTCAACCCTCTTCATCCTCGCTACAAG CTGCTATGGCTCCTTCAACATCTTCACACATGGAGGAATCTCGTGCAGTCCCTGGAAGCCACAAGTCAACACTGGATAGACTGTATGAATGGGAGAAGAAGCTATATGATGAAGTAAAG TGTGGAGAACGTGCACGAATAGAATATGAAAAGAAGTGCATGCAGCTGAAGATTCAAGATGTGAATGAAGATGAGGCTTTTGTCGTCGATAAGACTAGTTCTTCTTTAAGAGATCTCCAAACTCGACTTAGGGTTTCCATAAGTTCCACTGCATACATATCAGAAAGAATTGAGACATTACGGGACCAGGAATTGCACCCTCAGGTTCTGGAATTGATCCAAAA GTTAGCAAGCATGTGGAGGACCATGGCGGAGTGTCACCGGATACAGAAGCATACGATAGACGAGGCCAAGCTCCTCCTTTTCTCGCCCTCCGTCGCTGCCGTATCCGCCGGGATACCACCGCCGAGACCTTCCCGCTTCGCTGCCGCACTCGAGGCGGAGCTCCGGAACTGGGCCTCTTGCCTCGCGACCTGGATCGAAGCCCAGCGGTGCTATGCCCGCGCCCTCGCCGGCTGGATCCGCCGGTGCGCCCCGCCTACGCTCGACGCCGCGGCCTCCACGCCAAGCCGCTCCACCATGGGTGCGCCACCGGCATACGGCGCATGCGTCTGGTGGTCCCGGATGGTGGACTCGGTGAGCGAGGCGGCGGCGATCGACGGGGTGGAGATGTTCGCGGCGGGTGTGGCGTCGGTGGCGGCCGGGCAGAGGAGGGAGGGTGTGGCCGAGGTGGAAGAGGCTGTGGGGGGGCGGGCGGCCGAGCTGGGGCCGAAGGTGGTGTGCGCGGGGCTGGCGGTCGCCGTCGGAGCGGTGGCCGAGTTGGCGGTCAACTCAGCGGAGGGATATGACGAGTTAGTGTAA
- the LOC103991093 gene encoding uncharacterized protein LOC103991093 isoform X4, whose protein sequence is MESLCSSAVTPWRIEAPVVRLPKCSSLVKASTFRFWCGNCPEKLASLALSGPPRSPQSRGERWRVLAHGASGIGGENSGALTNGFSVLIDGDPASIQNDIIQNGGHEDCMSGNMEMVTPVTAGRVTTGSKAGLFRTPISGGVQSALAVNNLPHPALAVHNLMQQAKYGQLCTIVSRMHNRREGYPFGSLVDFAPDPTGHPIFSLSPLAIHTRNLLVNSKCSLVVQIPGWTSLSNARATIFGDVFPLAADQQEWACQQFAAKHQQWASKQLGNLYYYRMQNISGIYFIGGFGTVAWVDVKEYEASKPDKIAADSGEQNLKFNVQRISFEVEHDVQTLDDAKAALEKIINRYNRSKSQTGS, encoded by the exons ATGGAGTCCCTCTGCAGCTCTGCTGTCACCCCCTGGCGGATTGAAGCCCCTGTTGTTCGCCTACCAAAgtgctcatccctagttaaagcctcAACTTTCCGATTCTGGTGCGGTAACTGCCCAGAAAAGCTCGCTTCTTTGGCACTTTCGGGCCCTCCGCGGAGCCCTCAGAGTCGCGGGGAAAGGTGGCGGGTCCTCGCACACGGAGCCTCCGGAATTGGCGGAGAAAACAGTGGGGCTTTGACAAATGGATTTAGTGTCTTGATCGACGGTGACCCCGCATCGATTCAG AATGACATAATTCAAAATGGTGGCCATGAGGATTGCATGAGTGGAAATATGGAAATGGTAACACCTGTTACTGCTGGACGTGTAACAACTGGATCCAAAGCTGGACTCTTCAGGACACCGATTTCTGGTGGTGTTCAAAGTGCATTGGCTGTCAATAACTTACCTCACCCAGCCTTAGCTGTTCACAATTTAATGCAGCAG GCCAAGTATGGTCAACTATGCACTATAGTGTCCCGGATGCATAATCGCCGTGAAGGCTACCCATTTGGTTCGTTGGTAGATTTTGCACCTGATCCAACGGGGC ATCCCATTTTTTCACTCTCTCCACTAGCAATCCATACAAGGAATCTCTTGGTGAATTCAAAATGTTCGCTTGTTGTGCAG ATACCTGGATGGACGTCACTATCAAATGCACGTGCGACGATATTTGGTGATGTCTTCCCTCTTGCAGCTGATCAGCAG GAATGGGCTTGTCAGCAATTTGCGGCAAAACACCAGCAGTGGGCATCCAAACAATTGGGCAACTTATACTATTACAGGATGCAGAACATTAG TGGCATCTATTTCATTGGAGGATTTGGAACTGTTGCATGGGTAGATGTTAAGGAATATGAGGCCTCAAAACCTGATAAAATTGCTGCTGACAGTGGAGAACAAAATTTGAAG TTTAACGTTCAAAGGATATCATTTGAAGTTGAACATGATGTGCAGACACTGGATGATGCGAAAGCAGCTCTTGAGAAGATAATAAATAGGTATAACAGGTCAAAATCACAAACTGGGAGTTGA
- the LOC135678304 gene encoding probable serine/threonine-protein kinase PBL17: MGSCLSLEEQKKAAGSPHQVDRRIDPCRQNSVSLLPPPKGVEDLRVVAGYGNVNTFTYSQLSAATKNFRPDQILGNGGFGIVYRGFLDENIKPGFKSTQVAVKKLNPEGVQGDKEWLAEVNYLGQLSHPNLVKLIGYCCEGDHRLLVYEYMARGNLERHLFRRVCVTMPWPTRIKIALGAAKGLAFLHAAERPIIYRDFKTSNILLDADYNAQLSDFGLAKEGPMGDETHVSTQVVGTEGYAAPEYVTTGHLTARSDVYGFGVVLLEMLVGKKAMDKSRPSEEHNLVDWARPFLTHTRKLLKIIDPRMEGQYSRKAAMVVAGLVHRCLSQTPKGRPAMNQVVETLDSIQELPECREDTLLQSGGNSLILFEAPKVDNNTIKNSSTKKEAENKSKMHDRRRTKHGNGRSKSETPMVFHASSPSP; this comes from the exons ATGGGTAGCTGCCTGTCTCTGGAGGAACAGA AGAAAGCTGCTGGCTCACCGCATCAAGTTGATCGACGAATAGATCCATGTCGCCAGAATAGCGTAAGCCTATTGCCACCTCCCAAGGGTGTCGAAGACTTGCGGGTCGTAGCTGGATATGGAAATGTCAACACATTTACATATAGCCAGTTAAGTGCAGCTACCAAGAATTTTAGGCCAGATCAAATTCTTGGAAATGGGGGTTTTGGAATTGTATATAGAGGCTTTTTAGATGAGAACATCAAGCCAGGTTTCAAGTCTACCCAAGTTGCTGTGAAAAAGTTGAATCCAGAAGGTGTTCAGGGGGACAAGGAATGGCTG GCAGAAGTCAATTATCTTGGGCAATTAAGTCATCCAAATCTTGTTAAACTTATTGGTTACTGCTGTGAAGGTGATCATAGACTACTGGTTTATGAGTATATGGCTCGTGGCAATCTTGAAAGGCATCTTTTTCGAC GGGTTTGCGTAACAATGCCATGGCCTACTCGGATAAAGATAGCCCTCGGTGCTGCAAAAGGACTTGCCTTTCTTCATGCAGCAGAAAGACCCATAATTTATCGAGACttcaagacatcaaatattttactAGATGCG GATTATAATGCTCAGCTTTCAGACTTTGGCCTTGCAAAGGAGGGACCCATGGGAGATGAAACTCATGTTTCCACTCAAGTCGTGGGTACAGAAGGATATGCAGCTCCTGAGTATGTAACGACTG GTCACTTAACTGCAAGGAGCGATGTCTATGGTTTTGGTGTTGTTCTCCTTGAGATGCTCGTGGGGAAAAAGGCAATGGACAAGAGTAGACCAAGTGAAGAACATAACCTAGTTGATTGGGCTCGCCCGTTCTTGACACACACCAGGAAGCTACTCAAGATAATAGATCCTAGAATGGAAGGGCAGTACTCGAGGAAAGCAGCCATGGTGGTGGCTGGATTGGTGCATCGATGCCTCAGCCAGACTCCGAAAGGGAGGCCCGCCATGAACCAAGTAGTTGAGACCCTCGACAGCATCCAAGAGCTGCCTGAGTGCAGGGAAGACACACTGCTTCAGAGTGGGGGAAACTCTCTGATTCTCTTTGAGGCTCCAAAAGTGGACAATAACACTATAAAAAACTCTTCAACCAAGAAGGAAGCCGAAAACAAATCAAAGATGCATGACAGGAGAAGAACAAAGCATGGAAATGGCAGGAGCAAAAGTGAAACGCCTATGGTTTTTCACGCATCCAGTCCCTCGCCATAG
- the LOC103990598 gene encoding protein ROLLING AND ERECT LEAF 2-like isoform X1 → MGCSTSKLEDEDAVRLCHDRKNFIRQAIEQRDRFADGHTAYIQSLMRVSLALRNYVDGDEYNFFFTSCKTSPSHPIRSFNPEIIMIPMKPFTPKQKQHEKSTCSSPNYMKAGGNPLISVEERHESPANKSKECCYIAWQNGADGYFAAEAPTTDADASFLSSPYERLRHPPASPQASQLDFFWNPFSSYGYSYGNSLDEVLLDGNTHGQRKIWEDEGVPALEGQADKNEKARMKKGGKINIKPTAGKQPADAYKQKENMDDMKEFWLQGWQRSTEVSETQNAAELLIDNDQGIVRDRNSSQETPGFTVYINRRPTSMGEVMKDIEAQFVRICNSASELSTFFEVSSTQPSSSSLQVSRMLNPAAMAPSTSSHMEESRAVPGSHKSTLDRLYEWEKKLYDEVKCGERARIEYEKKCMQLKIQDVNEDEAFVVDKTSSSLRDLQTRLRVSISSTAYISERIETLRDQELHPQVLELIQKLASMWRTMAECHRIQKHTIDEAKLLLFSPSVAAVSAGIPPPRPSRFAAALEAELRNWASCLATWIEAQRCYARALAGWIRRCAPPTLDAAASTPSRSTMGAPPAYGACVWWSRMVDSVSEAAAIDGVEMFAAGVASVAAGQRREGVAEVEEAVGGRAAELGPKVVCAGLAVAVGAVAELAVNSAEGYDELV, encoded by the exons ATGGGATGTTCGACTTCCAAGCTGGAGGATGAAGATGCCGTCCGGCTCTGCCATGACAGGAAGAACTTCATCAGACAAGCTATCGAGCAGAGAGACCGATTTGCTGATGGCCACACTGCCTACATCCAGTCTCTGATGCGAGTCTCCCTTGCTCTACGTAATTATGTTGATGGTGatgaatataatttcttcttcaCTTCCTGCAAGACTTCCCCATCACATCCTATCAGAAGTTTTAACCCAGAGATCATCATGATTCCTATGAAACCTTTTACACCAAAGCAAAAGCAACATGAGAAAAGCACCTGTTCTTCACCGAATTACATGAAAGCAGGAGGGAATCCACTGATCTCCGTGGAGGAACGGCATGAGTCACCAGCAAATAAGAGCAAGGAATGCTGTTATATCGCATGGCAGAATGGTGCCGATGGATACTTTGCTGCAGAGGCTCCGACCACGGATGCAGATGCCTCATTCCTCTCCTCACCATATGAAAGACTGAGGCATCCACCAGCATCACCTCAGGCTTCACAATTGGACTTCTTTTGGAACCCATTCTCATCTTATGGATACTCCTATGGGAACAGTCTTGATGAGGTTCTGCTTGATGGTAATACCCATGGGCAAAGGAAGATTTGGGAAGATGAAGGGGTACCTGCACTGGAAGGACAGGCTGACAAGAATGAGAAGGCACGAATGAAGAAGGGGGGTAAGATTAATATTAAGCCCACTGCTGGTAAACAACCAGCTGATGCCTATAAACAGAAAGAAAATATGGATGATATGAAGGAATTCTGGTTGCAAGGTTGGCAGAGGAGTACTGAAGTATCAGAAACTCAAAATGCAGCAGAACTCCTAATCGATAATGATCAGGGAATTGTCAGAGATAGAAATAGCTCACAGGAAACTCCCGGTTTCACTGTTTACATAAACAGAAGACCAACAAGCATGGGAGAGGTCATGAAGGATATTGAAGCCCAATTTGTCAGAATTTGCAATTCTGCTAGTGAACTCTCTACATTCTTCGAAGTCAGCAGCACTCAACCCTCTTCATCCTCGCTACAAG TTTCAAGGATGTTGAATCCAGCTGCTATGGCTCCTTCAACATCTTCACACATGGAGGAATCTCGTGCAGTCCCTGGAAGCCACAAGTCAACACTGGATAGACTGTATGAATGGGAGAAGAAGCTATATGATGAAGTAAAG TGTGGAGAACGTGCACGAATAGAATATGAAAAGAAGTGCATGCAGCTGAAGATTCAAGATGTGAATGAAGATGAGGCTTTTGTCGTCGATAAGACTAGTTCTTCTTTAAGAGATCTCCAAACTCGACTTAGGGTTTCCATAAGTTCCACTGCATACATATCAGAAAGAATTGAGACATTACGGGACCAGGAATTGCACCCTCAGGTTCTGGAATTGATCCAAAA GTTAGCAAGCATGTGGAGGACCATGGCGGAGTGTCACCGGATACAGAAGCATACGATAGACGAGGCCAAGCTCCTCCTTTTCTCGCCCTCCGTCGCTGCCGTATCCGCCGGGATACCACCGCCGAGACCTTCCCGCTTCGCTGCCGCACTCGAGGCGGAGCTCCGGAACTGGGCCTCTTGCCTCGCGACCTGGATCGAAGCCCAGCGGTGCTATGCCCGCGCCCTCGCCGGCTGGATCCGCCGGTGCGCCCCGCCTACGCTCGACGCCGCGGCCTCCACGCCAAGCCGCTCCACCATGGGTGCGCCACCGGCATACGGCGCATGCGTCTGGTGGTCCCGGATGGTGGACTCGGTGAGCGAGGCGGCGGCGATCGACGGGGTGGAGATGTTCGCGGCGGGTGTGGCGTCGGTGGCGGCCGGGCAGAGGAGGGAGGGTGTGGCCGAGGTGGAAGAGGCTGTGGGGGGGCGGGCGGCCGAGCTGGGGCCGAAGGTGGTGTGCGCGGGGCTGGCGGTCGCCGTCGGAGCGGTGGCCGAGTTGGCGGTCAACTCAGCGGAGGGATATGACGAGTTAGTGTAA